The window agtctctttttttcttaaatttcgtgcttAGTCAAATGACggcacataaattgagatggagggagtaaaaAACTTATACCACATAACATAATTGCTACATAATTTATACCGAGCCAGAACGAAACAGATCTAAATATTTTCATTCAACAGGTagcagggacaaaaattaaaggccattATGCGAGGAGCaagaattaaagaccagtgcgttTGAAGGCCGATCCGTGCATAAACTTGTAAGTAAAGCCCAACCCATACAAAGCCCTAAATCCTGTTATATACATACATTCATCTCTTTGTTTTACCTACTAACTAGGGTTTCAGTTGCTTCCTTTACACACACagagagacaaaaaaaaaaaaagaaaaaaaatgccgGCAGGACATGGATTAAGGTCTCGTACTAGAGATTCGTTTTCTCGTGCATTTAGAAAGAAGGGTGTTATCCCACTTTCGACTTATTTGAGGATATTCAAAATTGGAGATTATGTTGATATTAAGGTTAATGGTGCAATTCACAAAGGAATGCCACACAAGTTCTATCATGGTCGTACTGGTCGTATTTGGAATGTTACCAAACGCGCCGTTGGTGTCGAAGTTAACAAACAGGtcctctctctttctctcacacacacatacacataaacATACATGTACCTGACATGTTTTTTTAGCTCTTTAATTTTTTGTTGCTTAAAGTAGTCATTGGTTGTCGGTATTTATactcagtcccaatttatgtgaagtgtTTGTCTGGGCACAGAGTTTTAGAATGATAGggaacttttgaaatttgtggtctataAATCATTTAATTATTGTTACTGAATATATTGTCATTCTTATTGGGACCGACTAAAAAGTAAAGAGTATCAGATAAATTGGGATTCATGGAGtgtataatataacataacatgaaaaggtcggtttcaaaaaaaaattggtttaGGGTTAAATGTGGTTACTAAGGTGATATTATAGAGACGAAgcgtatttttttttgttttcgaaTGCTAATTGATGATTATTGGACATGAAATTTGAACCAAAAAAATATGAGGTATGCATTTCGACTCGGGAAACAAATGGAGTGTTTGCAGCATATGCTTTCCTTTTGAAAGGAGTTAAATAATAGAATTGAGAGCTTTCAGGGCCTTAGAGTGAAGAGCATTTATTTTTCCAAGTAAAATGCATGAAAGGAGCTCTGTAATAGTGCACACTAACCTAAAGCTTCGAGCATTGTTTGTAGAATGCTACGTGGATAACAAATGTTGAATTGCATTTTTAATAGTGGAAGAAATcactttttattttataactattGTTAGATAAAAGAGTTTCTTTCAAATGGAATAGTTAGTATAGGAGAAGTTTAAGAACTCATAAGAGTAAAAACTTTCTGTGAAATGGAATGGTGAGGGAGAAGTTTGAGAACTAACAGAGTAAAAAGTTTCGTTGAAATGGAATAGTAAAGGAGGAGTTAATGAACCCATATGGTAAAAAGTTATCAATGTATAGATCAAATTGACAAATACAGGTTATCATTAGGTCTTGAAACATGAAAGCTTTGAGATTTCTACTTAACTGGAGCTTTTTAGTATGTAACTGACCTATTAAAAGACATGCTAATGTTTCTTGGCTGAAATGATGAATACGCAGCATCTCTTTTCTGTCAGCTTTTTCTCAGATATCGAGGATATCTTGATGTGAAAGTCCGAAGGGCTGAGATTTCTTGTATATCTGTTGTCCTTTTGACCTTGTTATTTTTGGTTCTCTCACACTAAAATGCATGGCATGCCTATTTAACTTTGTTCTTCGTTGTTCTCTATCTCAGGTTCGTAACAAAATCTTAAAAAAGAGGATCCATGTGAGGATTGAACACATTCAGGCTTCCCGGTGCACTGAAGAAGTCAAAGAAAGGATCAAGAAGAATGATCAGCTAAAGGCTGAGGCCAAAGCCAGAGGAGAGGTCGTCAGCACGAAAAGGCAACCCGCAGGACCCAAACCAGGTTTCATGGTTCAAGGCACTACATTGGAGACGGTTACCCCCATACCATATGATGTGGTCAATGATTTGAAGGGAGGCTATTGATTTTTAACTCTGTTTATGTGCTTTTATGAAATTGAAAGACAGGATTAGTTTTTTGGTGTTACCTCAGACTCTGGTTTTTATTTCGAAATTTTGTTTACAATATCAGTTGAGGCCTTCATTGAACTTGTTGCTCCAAATGGAAGTGCGAAATTATCTGTTACTGCTTCATTCTATGCACTGATTATGAGTTCTATTTGAATTACATAAGCGCTGCGTTGCCTTATCCTTCTTTTGAATTACTAATGAGGAGAATGTTAACCAAATGTGTGTGATTTTCAACCTGATTTAATGTTCACTAAACCTTTTTCAGCGTGTAATCTTGTATTTAATGTTCATTGTCCCTCTATGAGGTGACAATCTCTAATTGATTTTTTCTCGAGTGGTAGAGTTCCATCTCAAACAGTGATAATGCTGCGTAAGCTCTATTGTAGCCACAAAGCAATATCTCTTTGTAAGATTAATTTGTGTTCCTCAAACACAGCTAATATAATGATTGTCTCGTTTAGGAGGACTAAAACTTGGGATTTCACACCAGCAGTTATGGTTCAAGTTtctgaaaagaagagaaaaatatcAATGTGTTGAAAGTATTACTATTAATATTCATAGCTGTTTCGTAGGATTAAGTACTATCTTCATAAATAAAACGACATTTCCTGATCGGCTTATAATTGCTCCTCTTTCTCCATTGTAATTTGTGTACATTCTTTTTCATTAGTTGTCATGTTGATGATAATGGCTTGAAGATCTCTTGTAAAATTAAGAAGTGATACATTTGAATAGTAGACATAGGGCTCTGAACGTTCGAACTCCCAAAAGGTAAAATTACTGGTATTCATAGCCAGTATCATGTCACAAAATCACAAAACTTTTTTTCAAGTCTTCTATTCTGTAGAAGCAGACTGGATTCAGAGCGCACAACCTTAATGCTTATGCTGCTAGTTGGACAATACAAGAATACCCTTGTTTGAGGATTGGAGAACGCCAACCAAATATGAAGATCATAGATTTGTTAAGACTCCAAAATATTAGTTCTGCTGGTTTCAAAAGTAGACAGTGCCTATGTATTAGACTCAAGTCCTGCAGGTTTTGCATTGAGAAGTGGTTGCAGTGCCTTAACAACTATGGTCATATTTGGCCGAAAATCTGCCTCATATTGAACACAAAGTGCTGCAACTGCTGCCATCTGAGAGGAAAGTATACATAAAATCCATAAATGGAATACAGTTAGAAAATTATAACATGAAGTATTCCAAGATTTCTTTGACTGGTTTTTCTACAAAATAATACTAGCAAAGATCAGTGAGAAAACCTTGGCAATTGCTTTTGCAGGACAGTCATTATTTAGCTTTGGATCAACACACTGTTTCACTTTGTCTTCACTCAATCTTGGAGTTGCCTGCAGAAAGTTCGAGCATGAATTAATAGACTGTTCGTATAAATAGGTCCAATAACAAAGAGGTAAAAGATAAGAACTTACCCAAGTGACAAGACTTTGTTGCCCTTTGGGCATTGTATGATCCACTggctttcttccagtcaggagtTCTAGAAGAACAACGCCAAAACTATAGACATCGCTTTTTTGTGTTATCTGTCCTGTCATTGCATACCTACACAACAATATATCTTTATATTAATTTATCTACTGATTGTAGCAAGCGGGTTTTTCTTGTCAATTCTAAATTTCTTTTGTGTTAACGTTTACTATAACGATGAGTTGTTTTATAAAGCTTGATAAACCAGAAGCCTACTCCGGAGCGTGGTAGCCAAATGTCCCCAAAACTCGAGTGGAATGCAGACGAGCTGCTGTATCGGAAGTTTGGTTTGTCAAGTTGAAATCAGCAATCTTTGCTGTAAAATCATCAAAGAGAAGTACATTGCTGGATCTGACATCGCGATGAATAATAGGGGGCTGAATTTTCTCATGTAAGAACTCGAGGCCTTTTGCTGCACCATATGCAATTTTAACTCTCTGGTTCCAGGTAAGAACTGGACCAGGCTCCGCACCTTGAACCCCTTTTCTACCTACAACGAAAACATCCAACATTCAACTAAAATGCTGCAAGAAATCTTGCATATATTTGATGTCTTTTTGGCTTGAAGCCTTTGTGCAGTGTGTTACTCcgtccatctcaatttatgtgaagtGTTTGACTAGCATGGAGTTTAAGAATAAAAGGAagattttgaaacttgtggtttaaaacaaGCTATAGATATTTGTGCTGCTATAAATCAGTAAAatataaagtttaaagttaaattgctattaaatatagaaagagtgTCTTATAAATTGGGAGGGAGTATTAGTGAAGGTCAATAATCACGAGAGTAATTTTATCAGTTCGATTTGACATACCGTGTAATACATCATGTAGAGAGCCCATAGCTGCAAATTCATATATCAAGATTCTATTGTTTGCTTCTAGGCAATACCCCATAAGAGTCACAAAATGCTCATGCTTAAGTCTTGAAACCGTTGATAACTGCATAGGCAAAAAATATCAAATTTCATGTAGTATAACTGTGTCCTATGTGGACTGGACACCCTTCATCGGAAACTTATACTGAATATATAGAAAAATGTATTGTGTATATAGGTCAAAAGTtactttttatacatatatattactcCAGTAATTTTTTAACACCCTTATACTTCTTGCATCATCACTGGTCCTTACTTGTTGCCACAAAATTAAAGAAGAGAGAAATGATATTATTAGGGAATTCACCTGGGCTGTAAAGTCTGAATCTGGTTCTGCTGAAGAACTAGTGTCCAACTTTTTAATCGCCGCTTGCTGGCCATCGCTTAATTTAGCAAAAAATACGCGTCCGTAAGATCCCTCTCCGATCAAAGCTTTCTGACCAAAGTTACCGGTCAATTTGTTTAGCTCGTCCAAGGGCACAGCCGGTATCTCGATTGGTAAAACTTTCTGAGGAGCTCCATTTCTTGTACCACCCCTTGGCTCTGCTCTATCACTAACTACAATACCAAAAAAGCTGTTTTGATATAACAAATGgagtagtaaattttatatatcaAATTTAGTACTATATAATATCTGCATCTTTCATCTCTTATCCAACCTTTGACTCAGAAATGAAGAGCATGATATCCTGCTATATCAGGTAGATAAGGAACATACTTGCATAAAAACAATGTTCTCTTTTCAAAAGTAATGCTTTAGCTTAATATCATCAGTTTGATACAAAATTATAAAGCTATACTACAGCTAAGATCATTCTTTCAAGTATACGAAAATAGAGGGTAGGAGTGCGAAATTCTTACCGATCTTGGTGTTTACGTTAAACCCAACAATTTAATCATTAAGTTACAAACTAAACTGAGAATATATATCACTTAACCGCGGGTGGAGCTATGCGGGGCTAGGAGGACGGAAGGGGTTCATCCGACCCCCTTTGCCGGAAAATCATATTGTCTATATAAAGTCAAAAGAATTATGCATATATAGTTGATGTTGAACCTCTTTAGTGAAAATCTCGCCTCCACCACCGACTTAAGCATGGTTAAATGATAAAAAGTGTATGTACAAGACGCATATAAAAATGTACGTGCCAGACACATCTCTTTGTACTTATTGATTTGGAGTAAACACCGAGAACATATAAAAAAGAGATTTCCGAGTAGGAGCGTACCACCACCGTAGGGATTGCCGGCTTTAGGAGGGGCTGTATTTTGGTTAGGTGGCGGACCACCGCTGTAAACGTCCTCTTCTCCACCTCCACAGCACGACATTGCTATTCAATTAGGGAAGCTTCAATCTCTCTTCCAAATGCTGCTTTTATCAATCCATATAAATTTTGTATGAAACACAACAGAATTTCCTAGGAAAACTTTAGAAGATATTAATTAGAATGCACATTGAAAAAACTTATGAAGCAAGAACCAAGAAGACtcaaggggtcgtttggtttttGAAATATTACATATATTTGTCAATCATGAAAAGGAATTAAGCACCAGAAATTCAGAACTATGAAAATTAGGAGGACATTATTAATGTGCTTTATCCCGTAGAACCAACATGTTTATATTAGATATCCGTGAATTCATCCCTACATGACCATTGGCGGAGCCTGAAATTTAATCAAGGGGATTCAAAAAGAAAATTCTTATGCCAAGGGATTCAACAACTTAtatatatgcaaaaaaaaaaaaaaacatttttgcaCTATTTGTGTAGTATAATTTTTCAACGAAGAATTGAACCCCCTATGCCTCCACCCCTACACATGATTGTAGCTCAATGAAACACAATATTATATAGCTAAATATGAGAGATGTTACATACCAAAATTCTTAGAGAAAGAAACAGCAATCTATCATGGAAAATGAGTCTGGAAAAAAAGGGGAGATAAAAGATTGAGAAAATCagagaaaaaaaaggagaaggagaATTAAGGGAGATGCTTCATAGCTGCATTTCTCTTAAATTTCTTGTTTTTGCTTTTGttaattttcttctcttttcctttctttctctgtggaaaaaaaatggattttttcTGTTTTAAACGGGAAAGTCGCATGGGCTCTTTAAACCGCTAAAACCAACACATTTCTACCTACTAATTATTAGTACGTGACTCCCTTCTCTTTGCACGTCCCTGTATTTTCAATTATTGTCATGCAGTTTTTCATTTACCTTTAACTTTTTTTCTATTCAACtataacaaatatatatacagtcaaacctctttataatGTCGTCGTTTGTTCGGATATTCTTTTGCTACTATAGCAAAATATTACTATAGAGAACATAGAACCATCATAGTAAAATGTTATTTAAAAAAGATGGTTGTTATAGAGAAATTTGATTGTATATGTGGTTCGATCTAAAGTGTCACTAATTATAATTTTCAACCAAGGTTCGTAGGTTAATTATATCAGGGGAGGGTTAGGGAGAAAGGACTAAAATTGACCCCTTTTGAGATTGGAAAATTGACCATTTCTTTTTATTAAAAGACTATTGCTTGATATTACAAGTTCTTGTAAATAACTCATTCCATATGCTTGCTAAAAAATTCCTCAGACAACTTGAACAATTTAACTTTTAGACAAAAAATCAAGGATAGAATAAAATACTTTTCAATAAACAAATCAATTGAAGGAATTGATAGAATCTCCCAAGCTGGATCAAGAAATAAATCAActttatttcatgcaaattagTAGTACTAAAATCTTTTACATGAGACTGGATTATGACTTCCAACTTACATGTTAGTGAGTTTGGTATCGAGAAGATATTTTCCGATGGATAACATTTTccctcataccaaacacacctgtTTTCTTCATAAGTGATCCTGAGGCTGGTGATATACAACATGCTGAAAAGGAAAACTATGATATATTCAGCTTCCGAAAATTGACACTATACAATTGCTTAATAGGTACCATTAACTAGTC is drawn from Lycium barbarum isolate Lr01 chromosome 8, ASM1917538v2, whole genome shotgun sequence and contains these coding sequences:
- the LOC132607371 gene encoding large ribosomal subunit protein eL21z/eL21y-like → MPAGHGLRSRTRDSFSRAFRKKGVIPLSTYLRIFKIGDYVDIKVNGAIHKGMPHKFYHGRTGRIWNVTKRAVGVEVNKQVRNKILKKRIHVRIEHIQASRCTEEVKERIKKNDQLKAEAKARGEVVSTKRQPAGPKPGFMVQGTTLETVTPIPYDVVNDLKGGY
- the LOC132607370 gene encoding probable protein kinase At2g41970 produces the protein MSCCGGGEEDVYSGGPPPNQNTAPPKAGNPYGGVSDRAEPRGGTRNGAPQKVLPIEIPAVPLDELNKLTGNFGQKALIGEGSYGRVFFAKLSDGQQAAIKKLDTSSSAEPDSDFTAQLSTVSRLKHEHFVTLMGYCLEANNRILIYEFAAMGSLHDVLHGRKGVQGAEPGPVLTWNQRVKIAYGAAKGLEFLHEKIQPPIIHRDVRSSNVLLFDDFTAKIADFNLTNQTSDTAARLHSTRVLGTFGYHAPEYAMTGQITQKSDVYSFGVVLLELLTGRKPVDHTMPKGQQSLVTWATPRLSEDKVKQCVDPKLNNDCPAKAIAKMAAVAALCVQYEADFRPNMTIVVKALQPLLNAKPAGLESNT